In the Vogesella sp. XCS3 genome, TACGGCGAAGGCGGCAAGAAACAGGATGAACGGCATGGGCGTAACCTTTCTGTAAGCAGCTGCCCGCTATTGTAGCGCCGCTTTGGCCTGGCTAGCTGGGCGGTGTGGTGATGGTGGCTTATCGAGGCTTGGCAGCCTGGTTTATGCTGCGTGCGAAAACCGCCGCGCCATGGTCGCAGCGTTTGTCCAAGGGGGACATCATGCAAACATTGAATATCGTCGGGGCTGGCCGCCTGGGCCAGAGCGTCGGCCGCCTGGCCGCCGTGGCAGGCTACCGTATCGGTAGTGTGTATTGTCGCAGCCTGGCGTCTGCACAGGCGGCTTGTGCCTTTATCGGGCGGGGTGTGCCGGTGGCTAGCCTGCAGGTATTGCAGCCGGCTGAGCTGACCTTGCTGGCGGTGCCGGATGCGCGCATTGCCGAGGTGGCAGCGCAGCTGGCGGCTACGGGTACCTTGGGCGCAGGGCAGGTGGCATTTCATGCCAGCGGCGCGTGCGAGGCGGCCTTGCTGGCCCCGCTAGCGGCGCAGGGTGTTTATTGCGCCAGCCTGCACCCGGCGTTTTCGTTTGCCGAGCCGGCGCGCGCGGTGGCCAGTTTTGCAGGAACCCGCTGTGCGCTAGAAGGCGACCAGCGCGCGTTCGCCGGCTTACAAGCGCTGGCACATGCTATTGGCGGGCAGCCTTTCATACTGGCGCCGGGTGGCAAGGTGGCCTACCACGCGGCTCTGGCGGTGGCGTCCAATTATCTGGTGACGCTGCATGAGCTGGCTTTACAGCTGGCGGGGCAGGCAGGCATCCGCGCGCAGGATGCTCAGGTATTGTTGGGCGACCTGATGCAGAAAACGCTGGCCAATAGTCTGGCGCTGGGGCCGGCGGCCGCACTGACTGGCCCCATCGTGCGCGGCGATGCCCAGACCGTGGTGCGCCATCGCGCCGTGATGAACCCAGGCCAGGATGCACTGTATTGTGCGCTAGGGCAGGCGACACTCAACCTGGCCGCCCTGCGGCTGGATGAGGCGCAGCAGGCTGCCGTGGCGGCGGCTTTGGGTGGGGCAAGCTAAGGCTAGCCCAGCTCGATGCGATTGCGCCCGTGCTGCTTGGCGCGGTAGAGCGCAGCGTCGGCCCGGTGGTAGGCGCTTTGTACGCTGTCGCCAGGCTGTAGCTGGGTGAGCCCGCCCGAGCAGCTGTAATGGAAGTCGGCCTGCGCGCCTATCGTGCGTGGCGGGTGCAGGCCGCTTAACAGGTGGTGCATCAACTGGCTGGCCTGCGCTGCCTGGGTGTCTGG is a window encoding:
- a CDS encoding Rossmann-like and DUF2520 domain-containing protein, translated to MQTLNIVGAGRLGQSVGRLAAVAGYRIGSVYCRSLASAQAACAFIGRGVPVASLQVLQPAELTLLAVPDARIAEVAAQLAATGTLGAGQVAFHASGACEAALLAPLAAQGVYCASLHPAFSFAEPARAVASFAGTRCALEGDQRAFAGLQALAHAIGGQPFILAPGGKVAYHAALAVASNYLVTLHELALQLAGQAGIRAQDAQVLLGDLMQKTLANSLALGPAAALTGPIVRGDAQTVVRHRAVMNPGQDALYCALGQATLNLAALRLDEAQQAAVAAALGGAS